The proteins below come from a single Necator americanus strain Aroian chromosome V, whole genome shotgun sequence genomic window:
- a CDS encoding hypothetical protein (NECATOR_CHRV.G19653.T1), with the protein MSVRNRTAPGPDRIRPEHLKNLPPLLISTLARVFTGYLSECKVPKQGETSETVLFYKKGGPHDIGNYRSICLLPVIYKLFTRVILNRIEKSWMKDSHASITRVQDAALSHLHRLEKDLRLFETEAVMEALDNQGVPTQYIKVLRKLYNNFTIGISPFYKNVIIDVKRGVRQGDTIPPNIFTATLENAM; encoded by the exons atgtcggtaagaaatcgtacggcacccggtcccgacaggataagaccagaacacctgaagaaccttccgccactACTCATCAGCACCCTGGCGAGGGTCTTCACaggttacctgtcggaatgcaaggttcctaaacagggGGAGACCAGCGAGACCGTGTTGTTCTATAAAAAGGGAggtccacatgacatcggcaactatcgctcaatctgcttactgcccgtcatctacaagctctttacaagagtgatcctgaataggattgaaaagtcttggatgaaggacagccatgcaa gtatcacgagagtacaagatgccgctctgtctcaccttcatcgacttgaaaaagACCTTCGACTCTTTGAGaccgaagcggtcatggaagccttggacaaccaaggcgtccctactcagtacataaaggtgcttCGAAAATTGTACAACAACTTCACGATCGGaatttccccattctacaagaatgtcatcattgacgtgaagaggggagtccgacagggtgatacaattccACCCAacatattcacagccaccctcgagaacgcaatgtga